In a single window of the Pseudomonas sp. B21-015 genome:
- a CDS encoding MFS transporter: MQNSTQAANAWRILFLLFLANLFNFFDRTIPAIIIEPIRMEWHLSDFQLGIIGTAFTIVYAIAGLPLGRLADTGSRSKLMGWGLAAWSGLTAVNGLVGSFWSFLIVRMGIGIGEASYAPAANSLIGDLFPAHRRARAMGIFMLGLPLGLLLAFFTIGAMVKAFDSWRAPFFIAAVPGLILAVFMFFIKEPKRGAAESVQVSQERVDRPIRRVLAVPTFLWLVMAGLCFNFATYACNSFLVPMLQRYFLMPLQEAAVATGVIVGVTGLFGLTLGGWIADKIHQRVANGRLLFAAFSLVISTLCTAWALHAGRIEIGVFVAVFSLGWLFAYNFYTCVYTAIQDVVEPRLRATAMALFFAGLYLLGGGLGPVVVGGLSDHFAHLAMLSAGAEQMTEAFKAVGLHDAMYLIPVALFFTMVFLFLASRCFVRDAKRMKEGLVAVAEPQTPAVTA, encoded by the coding sequence ATGCAGAACTCGACCCAAGCGGCGAATGCCTGGCGCATTCTGTTCCTGTTGTTCCTGGCCAACCTGTTCAACTTCTTCGACCGCACGATCCCGGCCATCATCATCGAGCCGATCCGCATGGAGTGGCACCTCAGCGACTTTCAACTGGGGATCATCGGGACTGCATTCACCATCGTTTACGCCATTGCCGGCCTGCCTCTGGGGCGATTGGCCGATACCGGTTCGCGCAGCAAACTGATGGGCTGGGGCCTGGCGGCGTGGAGCGGGCTGACAGCGGTCAATGGGTTGGTGGGCAGTTTCTGGAGTTTCCTGATCGTGCGCATGGGCATCGGCATTGGTGAGGCCAGTTACGCGCCGGCCGCCAACTCGCTGATCGGCGATTTGTTCCCGGCTCACCGTCGGGCGCGGGCCATGGGTATTTTCATGCTCGGTTTGCCGCTGGGCCTGTTGTTGGCATTCTTCACCATTGGCGCGATGGTCAAGGCGTTCGACAGCTGGCGTGCGCCGTTCTTCATCGCGGCGGTGCCGGGGCTGATCCTGGCAGTCTTCATGTTCTTCATCAAAGAGCCGAAACGTGGCGCGGCAGAAAGCGTGCAAGTGTCTCAGGAGCGCGTGGACCGGCCGATCCGTCGGGTGCTGGCGGTGCCGACTTTCCTGTGGCTGGTGATGGCGGGGCTGTGCTTCAACTTCGCCACCTATGCCTGCAACTCGTTCCTGGTGCCGATGCTGCAGCGCTATTTCCTGATGCCGTTGCAGGAAGCGGCGGTGGCGACCGGGGTGATCGTCGGGGTGACCGGGTTGTTCGGCCTTACACTCGGCGGCTGGATTGCCGACAAGATTCATCAGCGGGTGGCCAATGGGCGACTGTTGTTCGCGGCGTTCAGCCTGGTCATTTCAACCTTGTGCACGGCCTGGGCGCTGCACGCCGGACGGATCGAGATCGGGGTGTTTGTCGCGGTGTTCAGCCTGGGTTGGTTGTTCGCCTACAACTTCTACACCTGTGTGTACACGGCGATTCAGGACGTGGTCGAACCGCGCCTGCGGGCCACGGCGATGGCGTTGTTCTTTGCCGGGTTGTACTTGCTGGGCGGTGGCTTGGGGCCGGTGGTGGTGGGCGGATTGTCTGATCATTTTGCGCACTTGGCCATGCTCTCGGCCGGCGCTGAGCAGATGACTGAAGCCTTCAAGGCTGTTGGTTTGCATGATGCGATGTATCTGATTCCGGTGGCATTGTTCTTTACGATGGTGTTTCTGTTTTTGGCATCGCGGTGTTTTGTGAGGGATGCCAAACGGATGAAGGAAGGGTTGGTGGCGGTGGCTGAGCCGCAGACTCCGGCGGTCACCGCGTAA
- a CDS encoding bifunctional diguanylate cyclase/phosphodiesterase, translated as MEWLGLHFMTGLPESGQVILDCTHNPFLVLLAYLVACTAGFATLDMTERVGHVEKSASQRLWRWVGAGCLAGGIWAMHFISMLAFQAPIEIHYHLPTTLLSLLFALTASWLAMHTLSHPQPSFRRYLQAAVWIGLGIATMHYVGMAALRSNARVYYHPFLFALSIVIAIGASLAALLISSHLRDGAGVLHQLLKYTASLVLGAGIVSMHFTGMAALSLVLPAGSLQPLPEDDNHLQLGLTVAVITLLIIGSSISAALADKKLQHKESDLQRVNALLSQLDQARMSLQQVAHYDPLTNLINRRGFNQIFAEKLIEKTNEGGMLAMMFLDIDHFKRINDSLGHDAGDELLKVLASHIKASIRSHEDVVARFGGDEFCILFSLYDREEARQMAQRIMLKMKEPIELSGRRMVMTTSIGISLFPEDGKTCEELLKNADLALYQSKDCGRNALHFFSSNLKTRATLELQLEEELRYALRENIGLMLYYQPIYDLKNGQVTKLEALIRWQHPVHGLLTPDRFIAIAEANGLIAELDNWVLRKACEDLGELSRHDCEGLKIAVNCSPLNLAREELAEEIEHALRICGVAPQRLELEVTENALMGNITNTLVLLRQIRALGVSLSIDDFGTGYSSLAYLRRLPLNTLKIDRSFIQDIPKATQDMEIVMAIIVMAHTLHLQVVTEGVETFEQYDFLERHGCDFVQGYLLSRPVPLAELRPVLAEINQRKHTHTVNPLSLARGTTALASTDPSPETPAPHGGASVVRPIR; from the coding sequence ATGGAGTGGCTGGGTTTGCATTTCATGACCGGGCTGCCAGAGAGCGGGCAGGTCATACTCGATTGCACCCATAACCCTTTTCTGGTGTTGCTGGCCTATCTGGTCGCCTGCACGGCCGGCTTTGCCACGCTGGATATGACCGAACGGGTCGGGCATGTGGAAAAATCAGCCTCCCAGCGACTCTGGCGCTGGGTCGGCGCCGGGTGTCTGGCCGGCGGCATCTGGGCCATGCATTTCATCAGCATGCTGGCGTTCCAGGCGCCGATCGAAATCCATTACCACCTGCCCACCACCCTGCTCTCGCTGTTGTTCGCCCTGACCGCCTCGTGGCTGGCCATGCACACCCTCAGTCATCCTCAGCCGAGTTTCCGACGATACCTGCAAGCCGCGGTGTGGATCGGCCTGGGCATCGCGACCATGCACTACGTTGGCATGGCCGCCCTGCGATCGAATGCGCGGGTCTATTACCACCCCTTCTTGTTCGCACTTTCCATTGTGATCGCCATCGGTGCCAGCCTGGCCGCTCTGTTGATTTCCAGTCACCTGCGCGATGGCGCCGGTGTGCTACATCAACTGCTCAAATACACCGCCAGCCTGGTGCTCGGAGCCGGCATCGTCAGCATGCATTTCACCGGCATGGCGGCACTCAGCCTGGTGCTGCCCGCTGGCAGCCTTCAACCACTGCCCGAGGACGACAATCACCTGCAACTGGGATTGACAGTGGCGGTGATCACACTGCTGATTATCGGCAGCAGCATCAGTGCCGCGCTGGCGGACAAGAAGCTGCAACACAAGGAGTCCGACCTGCAGCGGGTCAACGCCCTGCTCAGCCAACTGGATCAGGCACGCATGTCGCTGCAACAGGTGGCGCACTACGACCCCTTGACCAACCTGATCAACCGCCGGGGCTTCAATCAGATCTTTGCCGAGAAGCTCATCGAGAAAACCAACGAAGGCGGCATGCTGGCGATGATGTTCCTCGATATCGACCACTTCAAGCGGATCAATGACAGCCTCGGCCATGACGCCGGCGACGAACTGCTCAAAGTCCTGGCCAGCCATATCAAGGCCTCGATACGCAGCCATGAAGACGTGGTGGCGCGCTTCGGAGGCGACGAATTCTGCATCCTCTTCAGCCTGTACGACCGCGAAGAAGCACGGCAAATGGCCCAGCGCATCATGCTGAAAATGAAGGAACCCATCGAGTTGTCCGGACGGCGCATGGTCATGACTACCAGTATCGGCATCAGCCTGTTTCCGGAAGATGGCAAGACTTGCGAGGAATTGCTGAAGAACGCCGATCTGGCGCTATACCAGTCCAAGGACTGCGGTCGTAACGCGCTGCATTTTTTCAGTTCAAACCTGAAAACCCGTGCCACCCTGGAGTTGCAACTCGAAGAAGAACTGCGTTATGCCCTGCGCGAAAACATCGGGTTGATGCTGTATTACCAACCCATCTATGACCTCAAAAACGGCCAGGTCACCAAACTTGAAGCGTTGATTCGCTGGCAACACCCGGTTCACGGATTACTGACGCCGGATCGGTTCATCGCCATCGCCGAGGCCAACGGCCTGATCGCCGAACTGGACAACTGGGTGCTGCGCAAGGCCTGCGAAGACTTGGGTGAGCTGTCCCGCCACGATTGCGAAGGCCTCAAAATCGCGGTGAATTGCTCGCCCCTGAACCTGGCGCGAGAAGAGTTGGCCGAGGAAATCGAACACGCCCTGCGCATCTGCGGGGTAGCACCACAGCGGCTGGAACTGGAAGTGACCGAGAACGCGCTGATGGGCAATATCACCAACACCCTGGTGTTGCTGCGGCAGATTCGCGCCCTCGGGGTTTCGTTGTCGATCGATGACTTCGGCACCGGCTACTCATCCCTGGCCTACCTCAGGCGCCTGCCATTGAACACGCTGAAGATCGACCGCTCGTTCATTCAGGACATCCCCAAGGCCACCCAGGACATGGAAATCGTCATGGCCATTATCGTCATGGCCCACACCCTGCATTTGCAGGTCGTCACCGAAGGCGTCGAAACTTTCGAGCAATACGATTTTCTCGAACGCCACGGCTGCGACTTCGTTCAGGGCTACCTGCTCAGCCGTCCGGTGCCGCTGGCTGAATTGCGTCCGGTGCTGGCCGAAATCAACCAGCGCAAACACACGCACACCGTCAATCCGTTGAGTCTGGCTCGCGGTACAACTGCACTAGCGTCGACGGATCCTTCTCCAGAAACCCCTGCCCCCCATGGAGGCGCATCAGTTGTGCGGCCAATCCGCTGA
- a CDS encoding DUF2288 domain-containing protein, which translates to MTQEPSTLYAKLLGETASITWKELEPFFAKGALLWVDPGLDLIAAAEAVATDEGEKVAAWLAADKVAKLSETRALDLFERDPELWAVVVSPWILIQERATS; encoded by the coding sequence ATGACTCAAGAACCTAGCACCCTCTATGCCAAGCTGCTTGGTGAGACCGCATCTATTACCTGGAAAGAGTTGGAGCCATTCTTCGCCAAGGGTGCCCTATTGTGGGTCGATCCAGGCCTGGATTTGATCGCTGCGGCAGAGGCGGTAGCCACCGATGAAGGCGAGAAAGTGGCTGCCTGGCTGGCCGCCGACAAGGTCGCCAAGCTGTCTGAAACGCGGGCGCTGGATCTTTTCGAGCGCGATCCCGAACTGTGGGCCGTTGTTGTTTCGCCGTGGATTCTGATCCAGGAAAGAGCGACGAGCTGA
- a CDS encoding branched-chain amino acid ABC transporter substrate-binding protein produces the protein MTKATKQISKLFAAMVLAGVASHSFAADTIKIGIAGPKTGPVAQYGDMQFSGSKMAIEQINAKGGIDGKKLVAVEYDDACDPKQAVAVANKVVNDGVKFVVGHLCSSSTQPASDIYEDEGVIMITPAATSPDITSRGYKMVFRTIGLDSAQGPAAGNYIADHVKPKIVAVLHDKQQYGEGIASAVKKTLEGKGVKVAVFEGINAGDKDFSSMIAKLKQANVDFVYYGGYHPELGLILRQSQEKGLKAKFMGPEGVGNDSISQIAKESSEGLLVTLPKSFDQDPANIALADAFKAKKEDPSGPFVFPAYSAVQVIADGIKAAKSEDTAKVAEAIHKGTFKTPTGDLSFDEKGDLKDFKFVVYQWHFGKPKTEVSPQ, from the coding sequence ATGACTAAGGCTACTAAGCAGATTTCAAAACTGTTTGCCGCTATGGTTCTGGCCGGGGTTGCCAGCCATTCGTTCGCCGCTGACACCATCAAGATCGGTATCGCCGGCCCTAAAACCGGCCCTGTAGCCCAATACGGCGACATGCAGTTCAGTGGCTCCAAAATGGCCATCGAACAAATCAACGCCAAGGGCGGTATCGACGGCAAGAAGCTCGTCGCGGTTGAATACGATGACGCCTGCGATCCAAAACAAGCGGTGGCTGTCGCGAACAAAGTCGTCAACGACGGCGTCAAGTTCGTAGTGGGTCACCTGTGCTCCAGCTCCACTCAACCGGCGTCCGACATCTACGAAGACGAAGGCGTGATCATGATCACCCCGGCTGCTACCAGCCCGGACATCACTTCCCGTGGTTACAAAATGGTGTTCCGTACCATCGGTCTGGACAGCGCCCAAGGCCCTGCCGCCGGTAACTACATCGCCGATCACGTCAAACCGAAAATCGTTGCCGTGCTGCACGACAAACAGCAATACGGTGAAGGCATCGCCAGCGCCGTGAAGAAAACCCTCGAAGGCAAAGGCGTCAAGGTTGCCGTGTTCGAAGGCATCAACGCCGGCGACAAAGACTTCTCCTCGATGATCGCCAAGCTCAAGCAAGCCAACGTCGACTTCGTCTACTACGGCGGCTACCACCCGGAACTGGGTCTGATCCTGCGTCAATCCCAGGAAAAAGGCCTGAAAGCCAAGTTCATGGGTCCGGAAGGCGTGGGTAACGACTCCATTTCGCAGATCGCCAAGGAATCTTCCGAAGGCCTGCTGGTGACCCTGCCGAAATCCTTCGACCAGGATCCGGCCAACATCGCCTTGGCTGACGCGTTCAAAGCCAAGAAAGAAGACCCGAGCGGTCCGTTCGTGTTCCCGGCCTACTCGGCTGTGCAAGTCATCGCCGATGGCATCAAGGCCGCCAAGAGCGAAGACACTGCCAAAGTGGCTGAAGCTATCCACAAAGGTACGTTCAAAACCCCGACCGGCGACCTGTCTTTCGACGAAAAGGGCGACCTGAAAGACTTCAAATTCGTGGTTTACCAGTGGCATTTCGGCAAACCTAAAACTGAAGTTTCGCCTCAGTAA
- the livH gene encoding high-affinity branched-chain amino acid ABC transporter permease LivH, translating to MPDIYHFFQQLVNGLTVGSTYALIAIGYTMVYGIIGMINFAHGEVYMIGSYVAFIAIAGLAMLGLDSVPLLMTAAFLATIVVTSAYGYSIERIAYRPLRGSNRLIPLISAIGMSIFLQNTVLLAQDSKDKSISNLIPGNFAIGPGGAHEVLISYMQIVVFVVTLVAMLGLTLFISRSRLGRACRACAEDIKMANLLGINTNNIIALTFVIGAALAAIAAVLLSMQYGVINPNAGFLVGLKAFTAAVLGGIGSIPGAMLGGLVLGVAEAFGADIFGDQYKDVVAFGLLVLVLLFRPTGLLGRPEVEKV from the coding sequence ATGCCTGACATCTATCACTTCTTCCAACAGCTGGTTAACGGTTTGACCGTCGGCAGCACGTATGCCCTGATTGCCATCGGCTATACGATGGTTTACGGCATCATTGGAATGATCAACTTCGCCCACGGCGAGGTGTACATGATCGGCTCTTACGTGGCGTTCATCGCCATCGCCGGGCTGGCCATGCTGGGACTCGACAGTGTGCCGCTGTTGATGACCGCCGCTTTTCTCGCAACCATCGTTGTAACCAGTGCCTACGGCTATAGCATCGAACGGATCGCCTACCGCCCACTTCGCGGCAGCAACCGTCTGATCCCGCTGATTTCCGCCATCGGCATGTCGATTTTCCTGCAGAACACGGTTCTGCTGGCGCAAGACTCCAAGGACAAATCCATCTCCAACCTGATCCCTGGCAACTTTGCCATCGGGCCAGGTGGCGCACATGAAGTGCTGATTTCCTACATGCAAATCGTGGTGTTCGTGGTGACCCTGGTCGCCATGCTCGGCCTGACGCTGTTCATCTCCCGCTCTCGCCTGGGTCGCGCCTGCCGTGCCTGTGCCGAAGACATCAAGATGGCCAACCTCTTGGGCATCAACACCAACAACATCATCGCCCTGACCTTCGTCATCGGTGCGGCACTGGCGGCTATCGCAGCTGTGCTGTTGAGCATGCAATACGGCGTGATCAACCCGAACGCCGGTTTCCTGGTCGGCCTCAAGGCCTTCACCGCCGCGGTACTGGGCGGTATCGGCAGCATCCCCGGCGCGATGCTCGGCGGGCTGGTGCTTGGGGTGGCGGAAGCCTTTGGTGCCGATATCTTCGGCGACCAGTACAAGGACGTCGTGGCGTTCGGCCTATTGGTCCTGGTGTTGTTGTTCCGGCCAACCGGCCTGTTGGGCCGTCCGGAGGTTGAGAAAGTATGA
- a CDS encoding high-affinity branched-chain amino acid ABC transporter permease LivM, producing the protein MTRNLKQALFSALLVWAVAYPVLGLKLTIVGINLEVHGTSTATLITIAVCSVLMFLRVLFDQQISSAWKASPNLPVMPAKASTFLTLPTTQRWIIIALIIGALVWPFFGSRGAVDIATLVLIYVMLGLGLNIVVGLAGLLDLGYVGFYAVGAYSYALLSHYYGLSFWICLPIAGMMAATFGFLLGFPVLRLRGDYLAIVTLGFGEIIRLFLRNLTDLTGGPNGISNIPKPTLFGLTFDRTAADGLQTFHEYFGLTYNPVNKVIFLYLIAVLLSLFALFVINRLLRMPLGRAWEALREDEIACRALGLNPTVIKLSAFTLGAAFAGFAGSFFAARQGLVTPESFTFIESATILAIVVLGGMGSQLGVVLAATVMILLPEMMREFSEYRMLMFGALMVLMMIWRPQGLLPMQRPHMELRK; encoded by the coding sequence ATGACTAGGAATCTTAAACAGGCGTTATTCAGCGCCTTGCTGGTGTGGGCCGTGGCCTACCCGGTACTCGGTCTGAAACTGACCATTGTCGGCATCAACCTCGAAGTCCATGGCACCAGCACTGCAACACTGATCACCATCGCCGTATGCTCGGTGCTGATGTTCTTGCGCGTGCTGTTCGACCAGCAGATCAGCTCGGCGTGGAAAGCCTCGCCCAACCTGCCGGTGATGCCGGCCAAGGCCAGTACCTTCCTGACCCTGCCGACCACCCAGCGCTGGATCATCATCGCGTTGATCATCGGTGCGCTGGTCTGGCCGTTCTTCGGCTCCCGCGGCGCGGTGGATATCGCCACGCTGGTGCTGATCTACGTGATGCTCGGCCTCGGCCTGAACATTGTGGTCGGCCTGGCCGGCCTGCTCGACCTCGGTTACGTCGGCTTCTACGCCGTGGGCGCCTACAGCTACGCGTTGCTGTCGCATTACTACGGCCTGAGCTTCTGGATCTGCTTGCCGATCGCCGGGATGATGGCCGCCACGTTTGGCTTCCTGCTCGGCTTCCCGGTGCTGCGTTTGCGCGGTGATTACCTGGCGATCGTGACCCTGGGTTTCGGTGAAATCATCCGTCTGTTCCTGCGCAACCTGACCGACCTCACCGGCGGCCCGAACGGCATCAGCAACATTCCCAAGCCAACGCTTTTCGGACTGACCTTCGATAGAACTGCCGCAGACGGACTGCAGACCTTCCACGAGTACTTCGGCCTGACCTACAACCCGGTAAACAAGGTGATCTTCCTTTACCTGATCGCGGTGTTGTTGTCGCTGTTCGCCCTGTTCGTCATCAACCGTCTGCTGCGCATGCCCCTGGGCCGTGCCTGGGAAGCGTTGCGTGAAGACGAAATCGCCTGCCGTGCATTGGGTCTCAATCCCACGGTCATCAAGCTGTCGGCCTTCACCCTCGGTGCTGCGTTCGCCGGTTTCGCCGGTAGCTTCTTCGCCGCGCGCCAAGGCCTGGTGACACCGGAGTCCTTCACCTTCATCGAATCGGCGACCATCCTCGCCATCGTGGTGCTGGGCGGCATGGGGTCGCAACTGGGCGTCGTACTCGCCGCCACGGTGATGATCCTGTTGCCGGAAATGATGCGTGAATTCAGTGAATACCGCATGTTGATGTTCGGCGCCTTGATGGTGCTGATGATGATCTGGCGTCCTCAAGGTCTGCTGCCGATGCAACGCCCTCACATGGAGCTGCGCAAATGA
- the livG gene encoding high-affinity branched-chain amino acid ABC transporter ATP-binding protein LivG, which translates to MSREILKVENLSMRFGGLLAVNGVALSVKEKQVVALIGPNGAGKTTVFNCLTGFYKPSGGSILLDGEAIEGLPGHKIALKGVVRTFQNVRLFKDMTAVENLLIAQHRHLNTNFLAGLFKTPGFRKSEREAMEYAEYWLEKVNLKAFANRPAGTLAYGQQRRLEIARCMMTRPRIIMLDEPAAGLNPKETEDLKALIGMLREEHNVTVLLIEHDMKLVMSISDHIVVINQGTPLANGTPEQIRDNPEVIKAYLGEA; encoded by the coding sequence ATGAGCCGTGAGATCCTCAAAGTAGAAAATCTGAGCATGCGCTTCGGCGGCTTGCTCGCGGTCAACGGCGTAGCCCTGAGCGTGAAGGAAAAACAGGTCGTGGCACTGATCGGCCCCAACGGCGCCGGCAAAACCACCGTGTTCAACTGCCTGACCGGTTTCTACAAACCGAGCGGCGGCAGCATCCTGCTGGACGGCGAAGCGATCGAAGGCCTGCCCGGCCACAAGATCGCCCTCAAAGGCGTGGTGCGCACCTTCCAGAACGTGCGGCTGTTCAAGGACATGACCGCGGTCGAGAACCTCTTGATCGCCCAGCACCGTCACCTGAACACCAACTTCCTGGCCGGTCTGTTCAAGACGCCGGGCTTTCGCAAAAGCGAACGCGAGGCCATGGAATACGCCGAATACTGGCTGGAAAAGGTCAACCTCAAGGCGTTCGCCAACCGTCCGGCCGGCACCCTGGCCTACGGTCAGCAACGTCGCCTGGAAATCGCCCGCTGCATGATGACCCGCCCACGGATCATCATGCTCGACGAACCGGCCGCCGGCCTGAACCCGAAGGAAACCGAAGACCTCAAGGCGCTGATCGGCATGCTGCGTGAAGAGCACAACGTTACCGTGCTGCTGATCGAACACGACATGAAACTGGTCATGAGCATTTCCGACCACATCGTCGTGATCAACCAGGGCACACCGTTGGCCAACGGCACGCCGGAGCAGATTCGCGACAATCCTGAAGTGATCAAAGCCTACCTGGGGGAAGCGTAA
- a CDS encoding ABC transporter ATP-binding protein, which produces MLQFENVSTFYGKIQALHSVNVEVRQGEIVTLIGANGAGKSTLLMTLCGSPQAHSGSIRYMGEELVGQDSSHIMRKSIAVVPEGRRVFARLTVEENLAMGGFFTDKGDYQEQMDKVLGLFPRLKERFAQRGGTMSGGEQQMLAIGRALMSKPKLLLLDEPSLGLAPIIIQQIFDIIEQLRKDGVTVFLVEQNANQALKIADRAYVLENGRVVMTGTGEALLTDPKVREAYLGG; this is translated from the coding sequence ATGCTGCAGTTCGAAAACGTTTCCACCTTCTACGGCAAGATCCAGGCGCTGCACAGCGTCAACGTCGAAGTCCGCCAGGGCGAGATCGTGACCCTGATCGGCGCCAACGGTGCCGGCAAATCGACCCTGCTGATGACCCTCTGCGGTTCGCCGCAAGCCCACAGCGGCAGCATCCGCTACATGGGCGAAGAGCTCGTCGGCCAGGACTCGTCGCATATCATGCGTAAAAGCATCGCCGTGGTCCCGGAAGGTCGTCGGGTGTTTGCCCGCCTGACCGTGGAAGAAAACCTCGCCATGGGCGGATTCTTCACCGACAAGGGCGACTATCAGGAACAGATGGACAAGGTCCTCGGACTTTTCCCACGCCTGAAAGAACGCTTCGCCCAACGCGGCGGCACCATGTCTGGCGGCGAACAGCAAATGCTCGCCATCGGCCGCGCGCTGATGAGCAAGCCCAAGCTGTTGCTGCTCGACGAGCCATCGCTGGGCTTGGCACCGATCATCATCCAGCAGATCTTCGACATCATCGAACAACTGCGCAAGGACGGTGTGACGGTGTTTTTGGTGGAACAAAACGCCAACCAGGCTCTGAAAATCGCTGACCGTGCCTACGTGCTGGAAAACGGCCGGGTGGTGATGACAGGGACGGGTGAAGCGCTGTTGACCGACCCGAAAGTGCGCGAAGCGTACCTCGGCGGCTAA
- a CDS encoding DUF2282 domain-containing protein, whose protein sequence is MTATTRTLSATALVLALGSALSIAAVSTAHAADANMEKCFGVAMKGHNDCAAGAGTTCAGTAKMDHQANAWKLVPKGTCMTTESKTSPTGFGQMEAYKAKS, encoded by the coding sequence ATGACTGCTACCACCCGCACCCTGTCCGCCACCGCCCTGGTTCTGGCCCTCGGTTCTGCCCTGAGCATCGCCGCCGTGTCGACTGCCCATGCCGCTGACGCCAACATGGAAAAATGCTTCGGCGTGGCCATGAAAGGTCATAACGATTGCGCCGCAGGCGCTGGCACCACTTGCGCCGGCACCGCCAAAATGGATCACCAGGCCAATGCCTGGAAACTCGTCCCGAAAGGCACCTGCATGACCACCGAGAGCAAGACTTCGCCAACCGGTTTCGGCCAGATGGAAGCCTACAAAGCCAAGTCGTAA
- a CDS encoding DUF692 domain-containing protein, with product MNNSFSGLPPRSGLGLKTEHFREVLGAQPDIGFFEVHAENYMVAGGPFHHFLGLIREQYPLSLHGVGLSIGAEGPLDARHLQRLAALIERYQPQSFSEHLAWSSHGPVFLNDLLPLAYDAPTLNRVCEHIDQVQSTLKRPMLLENPATYLAFQRSTLDEADFISEVVRRTGCGLLLDVNNVYVSCINHQRNPLAYIDALPLHAVSEIHLAGFAEDTDSLGDRLLIDDHGAPIDNAVWALYRRVLERVGPIATLIERDNQLPAFSVLHAEARQADALLHCAGSRS from the coding sequence ATGAACAATTCATTCTCCGGGCTCCCGCCCCGCTCCGGGCTGGGGCTCAAGACCGAGCACTTTCGTGAAGTGCTCGGTGCACAACCGGACATCGGTTTCTTCGAAGTCCACGCCGAAAACTACATGGTGGCCGGCGGCCCGTTTCATCATTTTCTGGGGTTGATCCGCGAGCAGTATCCGCTGTCGCTGCACGGTGTTGGCCTGTCCATCGGTGCCGAAGGTCCGCTGGATGCTCGGCACCTGCAAAGGCTTGCCGCGCTGATCGAGCGCTATCAACCCCAGTCCTTTTCCGAACACCTGGCCTGGTCCAGCCATGGCCCGGTGTTTCTCAACGACCTGCTACCCCTGGCCTACGATGCGCCGACGCTGAACCGCGTCTGCGAGCACATCGATCAGGTGCAGAGCACCCTCAAACGTCCGATGCTGTTGGAGAACCCGGCGACGTATCTGGCGTTCCAGCGCTCGACCCTGGACGAGGCCGACTTCATCAGCGAAGTCGTTCGCCGCACCGGCTGTGGCCTGCTGCTGGACGTCAACAACGTCTACGTCTCCTGCATCAATCATCAAAGAAATCCCCTGGCCTACATCGACGCACTGCCGCTGCACGCAGTGAGTGAGATTCATCTGGCCGGGTTTGCCGAAGACACCGACAGCCTTGGCGACCGTCTGCTGATCGACGATCACGGTGCGCCCATCGATAACGCGGTATGGGCACTGTATCGGCGGGTGCTGGAACGAGTTGGCCCGATCGCCACGTTGATCGAGCGCGACAATCAGTTACCGGCCTTCAGCGTGCTGCATGCCGAAGCCCGTCAGGCTGATGCGTTGCTGCATTGCGCGGGGAGCCGATCATGA